GCTTCGTAAATTGTATCCCCACTACCAACGCCACATGGATTGGCATGTTTACATGCAACAACAGTAGCTTCATCATATTCTTTTAGAAGCTCAAGTGCACCATTTGTGTCATTGATATTATTAAAGGAAAGTTCTTTTCCATGAAGCTGTACAGCATTTGTTAAGAAACCTTTTGTATTACCAATTTCTTTATAGAAGGCAGCCTTTTGATGTGGATTTTCTCCATAACGCATTTCTTGAACCTTTTCAAATGTCATGGTCATAATGTCTGGTAATACTTCTGCGCCTCTTTGCTGTCTCATATAGTTTGCAATAAGTGTATCATAATGAGATGTATGCTCGAAAACCTTTGAAGATAGATAAAAATTAGTCGCTTTACAAACCTTCCTATTTTCCTTGAGCTCTGTTAGCACTACGTCATAATCAGCTGGATCGATAATAACTGAAACATCTTGATAATTCTTCGCAGCTGAACGAAGCATTGTTGGACCACCAATATCAATATTTTCAATAGCTTCGTCTAGGTGAACACCTTCTTTTAAAACAGTTTGCTTGAAAGGATATAGATTTACTACTACGATATCAATTGGAGTTACCCCTAAGCTTTCTATTTGTTTCATATGTTCTACATTGCTTCGCATTGCTAATATACCTGCGTGAATGTGTGGATCAAGGGTTTTTACACGTCCATCAAGACATTCTGGAAAACCAGTAATGTCTGATATACCAATTACTTTAACCCCAGCCTTTTCTAGTGCTGAAGCAGTTCCTCCAGTTGAAATAATTTCTACTCCTAACCCCTCTAATTCTCTTGCAAATTCTACAATACCTGTTTTGTCTGATACGCTAATCAAAGCTCTCATTTTTGTTACTCCTCCTTAGTTTTATTTGGTGGCATAAAAATTTATTTTTACTAGTAGTTATATACACTAGTTTGTTAATCGTGGTAGGATCATTTAATGGTTCCATACGGTTTCCAAGTCAATGTTACAAAACCTCCGCATTCCATTCGGTTAAATCTTTTCATGAAATGTTCTAGAAATAACCTCAAGCTGTTGCTTTTTACTCAATTTAATAAAGTTTACCGCATATCCTGATACTCTAATTGTTAGGGTCGGATAGTTTTCCGGATGTTCCATTGCATCGATTAGAGTCTCTTTATTTAATACGTTTACATTAAGATGATGGGCTTTTTTATAAAAATAGCCATCCAGTATACTTGCTAGATTCACCTTTCTATCTTCTTCGGTTTTCCCCAAAGTTTTTGGCTGTATCGTAAAGGTACATGAGATTCCATCTCTACATGCATCAAAGGGAATTTTAGCTACTGATTCAAGAGATGCCAATGCTCCCATTTCATCTCTATTGTGCATAGGGTTTGCACCTGGTGCATATGCATCACCTGCTTTTCGACCATCTGGTGTTGCACCTGTCTTTTTACCATATACAACATTAGAAGTTATGGTTAATATAGAAAGTGTGTGAGTTGCATCACGATAAGTAGGATACTTTCGCAATTCATTGATGAAGTCAGTCGTTAAATCTACAGAAATATCATCCACTCGGTTATCATTATTACCAAACTTAGGGAAATCGCCTATCACTTCAAAATCAACAATTAATCCCTGATCATTTTTAATAGGTTTTACCTTTGCATATTTAATAGCACTTAAAGAGTCTGCCATTACTGACAACCCAGCCATTCCAAAAGCCATAAATCTTTCTACTTCCGTATTGTGAAGTGCCATTTGAATTTTTTCATAGGCATATTTATCGTGCATGTAATGAATTACATTCATCGTATTTACATAAAGCTTACATAACCAGCTTTGATATTCCTTAAACCTAACCATGACTTCCTCGAAGTCTAAGTAATCATCACCTACTGGCGACATTTGTGGACCAACCTTCATGCCACTTGTTTCATCAGTTCCGCCGTTTAGAGCAAGCAAAAACACCTTAGGAAGATTACATCTTGCTCCAAAAAATTGCATTTGTTCCCCTAACTTCATTGCAGATACACAACAAGCTATTCCGTAATCATCTCCGTAACTCTCCCTCATAATGTCATCATTTTCATACTGAATAGAATCAGTATCCATTGACACCTTAGCACAATATCTCTTGAAGGCTTCAGGTAATTCATTTGACCATAGTACAGTCATATTTGGTTCTGGTGAAGGATTAATGGTATATAATGTGTTTAAAAATCTATAAGAGCTCTTGCTAACAAGCGTTCTTCCCTCAATACTCATTCCTCCAATTGCTTCTGTTACCCAAGTAGGATCTCCAGCAAAAAGTTCATTATAATCAGCGGTTCGCAGTTGTCTAGCCATCCTTAATTTAATCACTAAGTCATCTATTAATTCTTGTGCATTGCTTTCCGTTAGGACACCATTTTTTATATCTCTTTCAATATAAATATCAAAAAAGGTACTGACTCTTCCAAGTGACATTGCAGCACCATTTTGTTCCTTAATCGCTGCAAGATATCCATAATATGTCCATTGTATCGCTTCTTTAGCACTTGTTGCTGGTTGTGAAATATCATGCCCATACATCTTCGCCATATCTTTTAATTTATCTAAAAAATCTATTTGACGGTACAATTCTTCCATAAGTCGTATATTTTCTTCTGACATCGGAAGATTTCCGAGTATTACTTTATCATTCTCTTTATTCATAATTAACGTGTCTACACCATATAATGCGATTCTTCTATAATCTCCAATGATTCTTCCTCTTCCATACGCATCAGGTAGTCCAGTAATAATACCATTCTTTCTTACTGCTCGCATTTCTTTTGTATATACTCTAAAAACACCATCATTGTGCGTAGTTTTATAAGCAAATTCCTGTTCGACTTTATCATCTAGCTCATATCCATATTCTTGGCAGGCAATTCTTGTCATCTTAATTCCACCAAAGGGATTAATTGCTCGCTTTAATGGCTTATCTGTTTGTAGGCCTACAATAATTTCTTTGTCTTTGTCAAGATAACCAGGTTCAAAGGTTAATAACGAAGATACTGTTTTGGTATCAATTTCTAAAACACCGTTTTTTGAAGCTTCTTCTTTTAGAAGCTCATCAAGTTTTGCAAGTACCTCTTTTGTTCTTACTGTTGCCCCTTCTAAAAAGCTTTCGTCACCTACGTACGGGGTAACATTTTTTAATATAAAATCCTTTACATCGATGGTACTTGTCCAAGCACCTTCCTTAAATTCTTGCCATGCTGTATGTTTCATATGCCTTCACTCCTTTTCTAAAATCAGAAATGAAAAGACCGCCTGGGAAAAAGATGTGTAGACGATCTTTTGCCCAGGCGGTCGGCATTTAAAAATCTGTACTCCCTGTGGGTACTCCCACTTTCCGCCAGTCATACAGATGATATTTATTTGTTATGCTATAATATTACACTATGCACCACCTATTTTCAAGCTATTTATTTAACAAAAAGTTGTCGATAAATAGCTTGTAATTGGTACAAAGTCACCATGGTTGGCCTTAAAAGCATTATTTCATAATATGAACCTCTCCATGTCCACCGTCAACAATAACTCTATCTCCTGTCTTTAGTCTAGTGGTAGCATTACCGCAACCCACTACAGCTGGAATTCCAAGCTCTCTGGCTACAATAGCGGCATGGGATAGGGGCGCTCCAATATCTGTAATGATTGCAGCAGCTTTAGGGAATAACGGTGTCCATCCAATATTCGTCGTTGTTGCTACTAATATTTCACCTGGTTGAAGGTTATCTCCCTCTTCACAATTTGCTAAAATACGCACAATTCCCTCTACTTTACCCGCTGCACCTGGATATCCTGTAAGAAGTTGTGAATCAGGTGTACTTACAATCGGCATCTGTGCATCATAATAATCTGTTCTTCTATCGGGATCCTTTGCCCATTCAACCGGATTGAATCGCCCTCGAATAATAGATGGTAACACTGGCAATGCTCGATATTTTTCATAATTTTCTTTTCTAACAGGGATATACTTTACTTTTGAAATCTTTCCCAAAAGAAGTTCTTCCACTTCATCAATATAGAGGAAAAATATATCATCACCAATACCTGTAAGCTCACCTGCTCTAAGTGCAAAAGCACGTACTACCCGAAATATTCTTACAAACTCCGAACGTCCTTCCTCTCTGAGCCTTGCACCATCTGCTGCTTTTTCTATTTTTTTCTCAAGCCATTTTATTTTATTAGGATATCGATCCTCAAATCTTATCTTAGCAGCTTCATATTGCTTATACTGTTTATTTAAAAGCCCCTCCACATCCATATTCGACCTTTTAGATTCCTCAAGCTGTTTTCCAAGCCAATCGCTATCTTCCAATGGATCGGGTATTGACATCTCATACTCATGGGCTCCACGATGTCCATATTTCCTCAAGTATTCCTCTCTGCTCATTTCTCCTTTAATGACCTTGGAAATTCCTATAACCGGCCCAAGGCTTGCTAGTTCAGATCCTCCCCTGAGATTAGATAGTATGGTATTAGCGTCTTCTGATCCAACTAATTCTGTAAGCTTTTTATCCAACGCAGTAATATTTGTCATTTTAATAGCGGATGCACCTGCATTCAACCATGCTTTTAAGAAAGAGGGCTGTAGTTCTTCCTCCCATAAGGACAGTAGTTCTTCCTTTGTATTTACTTTTTGAATACCTTCCCTTATTTTGTTGCATCGTTCAGGTGTTTCCTGAAGGAATTTGGACAAATTTTTAGAAGCCTCAAGTGTACTTTTTGTTGAACGCATTATGATTGGAAACATCACTTTCAGCACCTCTAAACGTGAAAATGGGCGAATCGGCATACTCATACCCTCGGGTAATTCTCCATACATATCACTGATTAGTTTTAAAGCACCGTTAGAATTTTTGCCGAGTACAGACGTTATCATTGATACCCTTCTACTAATATTCATATATGGTCTACCACAGATATTTCCAGAAAATATATAATATCCCGGAATAAAATTCAATGCCTCATCCAGTTGTCTTCCTATACTCCAAGTAAATGGAGTATAAACATCCGGTATTGCCTCCGCCACATTTGTATTAATCCATAGTTCATCTCCCATAAAAGAATAATTCATTTCATAGTTGTCTAAATTACCCCCTGTCAATGTGGTTATCGGTCTCGCTTGTAGTAAATATAATTTTCCCTTTGCAACAGTCCACTCAATATCCTGAGGTCTATTTAGTTCTTTCTCAAGTCTGGAAGCTAATTTATATAAATTTGATCCATATTTCTTAAGTTCTTCTGGTCCGTCATATTTTCCTTTGGGTCTTATCAATTTAAAGTCATAGGGATTGGCTTCCCCTGATACCAGCTGTTCTCCCAAGCCATGAACATAATTACCTATCATGCTCGTATAACTGCCTGTTATAGGATCGGTAGTAAATAAAACTCCTGATATTTCTGATTGTACCATCAATTGGATCACCACCGCCATCTGTTGCGATTGCTCCACACCTTGAACAGTACTATATGCTTTTACTCGCTTTGACTCTCTCGATTTGAATACTGTGTATATCGCTCTCTTTATATCTTCATCCGACTTTACATTAAGAACCGTTTCAAATTCCCCTGCAAAAGAAGCTTGCGCTGAGTCTTCACTTAAGGCAGATGACCTTACTGCAAACTCTGCCTCCTCATTGTTCTTTCTCATATCCTTCAAATAAATTATGATTTCATCCCAAACGTCACTTCTTAACTCCTCCATATGAAAAGCTTCCGGTAGAATTATAAAACCATCTGGAACAGGATATCCATCTTGATACATTCTAGCCAACATACCGCCTTTTCCACCAGCAAATACTCTAAGTTCAGGAGTCAAATCATGAAAGCTCTTTACCATATTAGTCATAAAACCATCTCCTTACTTATATTTTATAGATCATCAAAAAACTTTTATTCTCTTGCTATCTATTCCCAGCGTTCTGGCCATTATTTCTTCCATTGAAGCTTTATACTTTAACGATTTGGTTTTATCCTCAATATATTCTTGAAAAAACATGCTTTGGGGAAGAGAAGATACAGCTCTTAGCAAGATATCTGCAGTTTCACGAGGAAATTCCACATTAAAAATACCTTCTTTCACTCCCTGTTCAATAATCCGCGCAAATGGATCAATATATTTCTGAACGATTATCATACAGTATTTATACAGCACAAAATCCGACTGCATCAACATAACCAAGTACGTAATCATTTCTTTTTTTTGTTTTTGAGAGGCTACCTTTCTTTCCATAAACCGATTTAGCTTTTCCAATGCATTAAGCTTTGGATCCTCAATGATAGGTTCAAGTTCTTTCAGCAATCTTTCAGCAAAATTACTGATGCTTTCTGCTAGGATTTCATCTTTTGATTTGAAGTAATGATAAAAACCACCCTTTGATAGTGCCGTAGCTTTTAAAATATCTTCTATACTTGTTTCTTCATATCCTTTTTCAAGAAATAATTTTTCAGCAGTATCTACAAGTTCTTTTTTTTTAGCATTATGCTTTAGTTCTGTTTTTGTCATAATCACACCTCCCATAATTAAACCGACGTCGGTCTGTTTTTATTGTATATCTTTGCTTTGAATTTGTCAAGTCAACATAAATATTTCGTGAAATTATTGCATTCTAAACCAAAAAAACATCCCACAAATTCAAAGTGAATGCTGGGATGCTCTTTGTACTAATAACATCATCATCTAACAATATATATCTCTTTTTTTATACAGGATGTACGTTCCGTACACACATAACACAAATATTAGCAATGCTATAACAAGGTATAAAACATCAAACCCTTCGCTCACCAATGCAGGCGCATTAAAATACCAGAAAGGTGTCAAAATAGTAAGTGCTGCATAGCCAACATATTCAACAGCTACACTAATACCATAAAATAGGAGTACACTCAAAATCGAAAACCGTACTGCAGAGGATTGTTTTTTAAAAACTGCTGAAAAACACAGTCCTATTACCATGAATATAATCTGAGTTAAAAACATTCCTATCATGGTAAGTGTAATTTCTTTTGAAATATCAACACCATCTATTTGAGGAATCAATGTAAGCAACGTAAAAATCCATGTTATCATTGTCATAGTGGCAACACATACAGTACCTGCGAATATCTTTGCACTGATTACCTTAGTTCTTGAAAAAGGCTTCGTAAATAAATATTCGGCTGTTTTATTTCTTTCCTCTTTCGATATAATTGTTGCTCCAACGTATGTTGCATGTGTAAAGGAAATTGAACAATACCATAAGAACATGCAGACATAGTAACCCAAAGGTGTATCGAGTGGTATGTTGTCATAAATACCAAACATGATTCTTGTAATTCTTGGCATTGCCGTAATGCCAGAGACAATAGCATCTCCCGCTCCAACAACAATAGAATATTCCGCTGCACCCATGCCTAATAACATAATCATCGCTATAAGCCACAGGAAAAGACTTTTTCGGTTCATTTTGAGTTCATGCCAAAAAATAATTTTCATAGTCTTCCCTCCCCTATACTGTGTGTATATCTTTTTTGGAGAAAACGTTATAGCTTACCAAAATAGATACTATTGTTATAACTAAAAAAAGCAACAAATATTTCAAGTCATAGCTATTAAATTCTCTAATATACTCATTGTTGAAATAGGAATATGGAGAGAGATAACTTACAAACTTATAACCCATAATACGAGCAAAAGCGCCGAACGAGTAGGTGAAAAAAGCAATTCCAAGCGCAACAATTATCGGGACTTTAATATTTGGCATAAATACAGCAAGCAATAGACCAACTACCATATATAGCAATTGCAACAGTGATACACTGAAAGCAATTAACAAAAGTGGTATGAATTCAATGCTGTCTTTGGCAAAAATCAAAAAGGCAAAATAGGATGCTACTAAGTATGTCAGTCCTACTATTAGGCAACATATAGCCCCTGCAAAAAGTTTAGAGCTAAAAACCACTCTTCTGCCTTGTGGCTTTGTAAAAAGAAAATCTGCTGTTTTTTGAGAATATTCTTTCGTTATAAGAGAGATTCCAATATAGGTTCCAAATGTTGCTGCAGCAATTAGCACAAATGAATTGACATATGAATACGAACCCATTGGTGTCAACAGGCTTGTAGCATTAACACCTATAGCGATAAAAAATTTATTTCTTCCAAAAGAATTGATTAACTCTGGGGTCATAACACTATTATTAGTCATCAGACTGATGAATGTTGGTAATAAAAATATAATTAAAACCGATAGTGCTATAGACCATATAATGATTAAAGTTTTATATTGTTTCATTTCATATTTCACAATAGCCATTCGCTACACCCCCTACTGATAATAATGCAAGAAAATTTCTTCAAGTGTCGGTTCCTCAATCGCTACATCCTCAACTTGCAAATGCCAGATTTTTTCCAGTATATCATTGATGTTTCCTCTAAACAGAAAAGATACATGACAATCCTCCTGTTTCAAGTTGGCAATGTCCTTTTCTGCAAAATAATTTTTTGGTATTTGTGCTTTTGCAGTTAGTTCGATTTTTTTGTATCCATTGTTTTTCAACTCACTTATTTTTTGCTCCTTGATTATATGCCCTTCTTTTATGATAGCAACCTTATCGCAAATCTTTTGAACCTCACTAAGTACATGAGAAGAAAAAAGAATTGTAGCACCTTTCGTTTTTTCTTCCTTTAAAATATCAAAAAAGATTTGTTGCATCAACGGATCAAGTCCACTGGTTGGCTCATCGAGAATAAGTAATTTTGGGGAATGCAAAATTGCCTGAATAATACCAACCTTCTTTTTGTTGCCTAAAGATAGCTGACTAATTTTGCGTTTTAGATCAAGTTGCAATCTGTCAGACAATGTTATCATTCTTGTGCTACAATTTATTCCATACAAGGCTGCTGAGTATTCCAACAAATCTTTTACCGTCATTTGTTCATAGTAAGATGCTTCCGCCGGTAAGTATCCAACATCTTGTGCAATTTCTGCGGCTTTTTGAATGCAGTCTTTTCCAAATATCGTTGCATTTCCTTTTGTTGGATGTATAAGCGCAAGCAAAGTACGAATTGTGGTGGACTTACCCGCACCGTTTGGTCCAATAAATCCGTATATTTCTCCTTCTTCTACCGAGAATGTAACTTCTTCAATGCCTTTGTGTTTACCGTAGTATTTTGTTAATTGATTGATTTCAATAATATTCTTTGCCATAAAATTTCTCCTTTCATTTATAAAATGCTTTTCTCAACAATACCATATACTCGGACAACTCTTTCTTTATCGTTTCGTAATGCTCTGTATAGTCCTCTAGATTGTTTCCATACGACATCAAAGAGTCCGAATAACCTTTGATGGCCCACAAAATTACATTACATGCTTTTTGTATGTCAACATCATCACGAAAAAGTGAATGGTCGAAAATTTTAAAGCTATTTCCCAAAATTTCAGCTACAGGGTTTTTATAGTTGCTTAATGATTCATCTGGAAACTCTGTCTTCATTGAAGTAATCGCAGGAACTAAAAATTTATACACAAGAGAATACTTCACGGTCAATTCGCAGGAAAGCAGTGACATATTCCAAACATTTTCCAGAAAATCGCGACTATCAAAGCTTACTGAGTTAAATTCATCACTGATTATATCCGTGCAATACCTAATCAAAAATAAGAACAATTCTTTTTTTGTCCCAAAATAGTGAAACAACAATCCTTTTGATATAGCGGAGTTTTGCACAATAGTGTCTGTGTTTGCTTTTCTAAATCCTTTTGAAAACTCTTCAAGAGCAGCATTTATCACACGATTTCTTTTATCTTCATCCATAGACATTATTTTGTGTGCTGATATATTCGTATTGAATGATTTGATGCCATCCATTTTCGTCTCATTCACATCATAACCTCCTTTTCATCTCTCGTTGACTGGTGAGTCAATCATGATTTTATTATACGCGTTATTTACTAATTAATCAATTATTTTTTATAAGACAGTATTACATTAGCACCAATTTCTAATAAAAAACAAAAAGCATGGCAACCATTGAGGCTATCATGCTTAAATTAAATATATTCTAGTGAGTACCTTCCGTCGTGTAATCCTGCGTTGCTTTTTTATCTATATCGTAGAAGATAACATCCCCGTCTTGTAACTGAAAGATGATTCCCTTGTAATCCTTCTTCGTGTTTTTATAACCTTCTGTTTGCCACATATTGCTTCTTGGCGAATTATAATAGCTTAGAATGGAATTTTGAAATTCCCCTTCCTTTACAGTAACTATATCAAAATTAACAACGATATATCCCTTATTCAGCCAGAAATTCTCTTTTCCATCAAGTCCATAATTGGTCTTTGAATAGGAGAGAACATCAAAGCCTTTTGGTGCAACATAAAGGTGATTAGGCAAATAGTACTCCCCATACCAATGTTGAACAGATTTTTTCACTAAAGTAGTATTCACATTACTAGGTAAATTTTCTGTATCGCCTACAAAGGTTCTTAAGGGTTTTGCCAATACGATTCTATCAAACCAGCCAAGCTTTGCTTTTTGCGTCTTGAGAACACTTTCTGTAATGCCTAAAATATTACTTGTTTCTTTCATTTCCTTATCTGGTACACTACGATCCGGATCTCCAAGTTTAATGTATTTGATATTTTCCTCATCCGCTTTACTTCCTACTTGAATGAAATAGTTGTTTTTTCCATTAAAGTATTCGCTATACCATAAATCAACTTCTTTCTTTGTCTTGCCATCCTTACTTATGTAATAGAACCTCGGAATAATTTCAATACAATCCTTATCACCTGCGTAATCACCAATTGTTTCACATTCGAACTTAAAGGTATATCCCGTTGGCAAAGCCCCTTCATTTAAAACGGTTGGATGGCTTCCTTGTAATATTGGCAATGTTAAAATTGGTATATTCCCA
This genomic interval from Firmicutes bacterium HGW-Firmicutes-1 contains the following:
- the purH gene encoding bifunctional phosphoribosylaminoimidazolecarboxamide formyltransferase/inosine monophosphate cyclohydrolase (involved in de novo purine biosynthesis); amino-acid sequence: MRALISVSDKTGIVEFARELEGLGVEIISTGGTASALEKAGVKVIGISDITGFPECLDGRVKTLDPHIHAGILAMRSNVEHMKQIESLGVTPIDIVVVNLYPFKQTVLKEGVHLDEAIENIDIGGPTMLRSAAKNYQDVSVIIDPADYDVVLTELKENRKVCKATNFYLSSKVFEHTSHYDTLIANYMRQQRGAEVLPDIMTMTFEKVQEMRYGENPHQKAAFYKEIGNTKGFLTNAVQLHGKELSFNNINDTNGALELLKEYDEATVVACKHANPCGVGSGDTIYEAYMRAYTSDPKSIFGGIVVANREVDAKVAEEINKIFIEIVVAPSFSEDAMTILKSKKNIRLLQLENIENKQPDTAYDLKKVSGGLLVQTVDNALFDETELKVVTKREPTTSEMEDLMFTWKIVKYAKSNGIAIGKNKQSLGVGPGQVNRIWACTQAIDHAKEALGAEILKGASLASDAFFPFADCVEEAAKAGITCIIQPGGSMKDQESIDLCDQHGIAMVFTGMRHFKH
- the pflB gene encoding formate C-acetyltransferase, whose protein sequence is MKHTAWQEFKEGAWTSTIDVKDFILKNVTPYVGDESFLEGATVRTKEVLAKLDELLKEEASKNGVLEIDTKTVSSLLTFEPGYLDKDKEIIVGLQTDKPLKRAINPFGGIKMTRIACQEYGYELDDKVEQEFAYKTTHNDGVFRVYTKEMRAVRKNGIITGLPDAYGRGRIIGDYRRIALYGVDTLIMNKENDKVILGNLPMSEENIRLMEELYRQIDFLDKLKDMAKMYGHDISQPATSAKEAIQWTYYGYLAAIKEQNGAAMSLGRVSTFFDIYIERDIKNGVLTESNAQELIDDLVIKLRMARQLRTADYNELFAGDPTWVTEAIGGMSIEGRTLVSKSSYRFLNTLYTINPSPEPNMTVLWSNELPEAFKRYCAKVSMDTDSIQYENDDIMRESYGDDYGIACCVSAMKLGEQMQFFGARCNLPKVFLLALNGGTDETSGMKVGPQMSPVGDDYLDFEEVMVRFKEYQSWLCKLYVNTMNVIHYMHDKYAYEKIQMALHNTEVERFMAFGMAGLSVMADSLSAIKYAKVKPIKNDQGLIVDFEVIGDFPKFGNNDNRVDDISVDLTTDFINELRKYPTYRDATHTLSILTITSNVVYGKKTGATPDGRKAGDAYAPGANPMHNRDEMGALASLESVAKIPFDACRDGISCTFTIQPKTLGKTEEDRKVNLASILDGYFYKKAHHLNVNVLNKETLIDAMEHPENYPTLTIRVSGYAVNFIKLSKKQQLEVISRTFHEKI
- a CDS encoding phosphoenolpyruvate synthase, which encodes MTNMVKSFHDLTPELRVFAGGKGGMLARMYQDGYPVPDGFIILPEAFHMEELRSDVWDEIIIYLKDMRKNNEEAEFAVRSSALSEDSAQASFAGEFETVLNVKSDEDIKRAIYTVFKSRESKRVKAYSTVQGVEQSQQMAVVIQLMVQSEISGVLFTTDPITGSYTSMIGNYVHGLGEQLVSGEANPYDFKLIRPKGKYDGPEELKKYGSNLYKLASRLEKELNRPQDIEWTVAKGKLYLLQARPITTLTGGNLDNYEMNYSFMGDELWINTNVAEAIPDVYTPFTWSIGRQLDEALNFIPGYYIFSGNICGRPYMNISRRVSMITSVLGKNSNGALKLISDMYGELPEGMSMPIRPFSRLEVLKVMFPIIMRSTKSTLEASKNLSKFLQETPERCNKIREGIQKVNTKEELLSLWEEELQPSFLKAWLNAGASAIKMTNITALDKKLTELVGSEDANTILSNLRGGSELASLGPVIGISKVIKGEMSREEYLRKYGHRGAHEYEMSIPDPLEDSDWLGKQLEESKRSNMDVEGLLNKQYKQYEAAKIRFEDRYPNKIKWLEKKIEKAADGARLREEGRSEFVRIFRVVRAFALRAGELTGIGDDIFFLYIDEVEELLLGKISKVKYIPVRKENYEKYRALPVLPSIIRGRFNPVEWAKDPDRRTDYYDAQMPIVSTPDSQLLTGYPGAAGKVEGIVRILANCEEGDNLQPGEILVATTTNIGWTPLFPKAAAIITDIGAPLSHAAIVARELGIPAVVGCGNATTRLKTGDRVIVDGGHGEVHIMK
- a CDS encoding ABC transporter, coding for MAKNIIEINQLTKYYGKHKGIEEVTFSVEEGEIYGFIGPNGAGKSTTIRTLLALIHPTKGNATIFGKDCIQKAAEIAQDVGYLPAEASYYEQMTVKDLLEYSAALYGINCSTRMITLSDRLQLDLKRKISQLSLGNKKKVGIIQAILHSPKLLILDEPTSGLDPLMQQIFFDILKEEKTKGATILFSSHVLSEVQKICDKVAIIKEGHIIKEQKISELKNNGYKKIELTAKAQIPKNYFAEKDIANLKQEDCHVSFLFRGNINDILEKIWHLQVEDVAIEEPTLEEIFLHYYQ